The window CGGGCTGTGACCGCGAGGTCGACCGGGCCGACGCGCGCGTCTGGACCGAGGCCGAGCCATCGGGCGGTGACGCGTGCGGCATAGTTCGCCAGGCGGGCGCGCTCGCGGGGGTCGAGCGTGCCCGAGCCGTCGGCGTCCATCTGCTCGACGAGCGCCGCCGCCGCCGGCCCCGCGACGTGATAGTTCGCCGCGATCGTGTCGCCGCAGCGCACCGCGGTCACCGGCCCCACGGCGTCGTGGGCCGCGGCCGGCCGCGCGGCCGCGATCACTGCGACGACGACAGCAACCGCGCCAGCTCCCCGGAGCGATCCAGCGCGCTCAACTCGGTGAAGCCGCCGATCGAACGTCCCTTGATGAAGATCTGCGGCACCGTGTGGCGTCCGGTCACTTCCCGCAGCCAGCGCCGCGCCGCATCGTCCCCCGTCACGTCGATGTGCTCGTAGTCGATTCCGCGCTCGTCGAGCAGCGCCGCCGCGGCGTCGCAGTAGCCGCAGCCGCGCCGCGCGTACATCACGACGTCGCGGTCTGGAAGCTTGTAGGTCGTCATACATCGGCTCGCATCGAAACAGGCGTTGTCGGTCGACCGGTCGAGGAGCCG is drawn from Deltaproteobacteria bacterium and contains these coding sequences:
- a CDS encoding glutaredoxin, which translates into the protein MTTYKLPDRDVVMYARRGCGYCDAAAALLDERGIDYEHIDVTGDDAARRWLREVTGRHTVPQIFIKGRSIGGFTELSALDRSGELARLLSSSQ